A window of the Zootoca vivipara chromosome 14, rZooViv1.1, whole genome shotgun sequence genome harbors these coding sequences:
- the CDR2 gene encoding cerebellar degeneration-related protein 2: protein MLTDSLVEEFEIREDEPWYDQQDLQQDLHLAAELGKTLLDRNTELETSLQQMYSTNQEQLQEIEYLTKQVELLRQMNDQHAKVYEQLDVTARELEDANQKLVFDSRASQQKIISLTETIESLQAHIDDLQRQVEELKNSGQGYANRERCEHPRSVHSFACLKELYDLRQYFVHDHVFAEKITSVDSQLSPLEEENQSLKKAMTLLQAQLSMEKEKRTTMEEEYRLMLKENCDLEQRLVDINLYRARAEELEFEVAEMKQIFQSESTFANGVEKLVPESFFISFKDSLERELSQSPSDWSSSDGVLLTVPEPDRRALKRSTSETFLGSVAGGDLLIKGHEETCIRRAEAVKQRGISLLNEVDAQYNALKVKYEELLKKCQLDEESLKHKAVQTSKQYSKDVRVGNKSLDMCVGEAEPTNADPDPASLPSNPPPEYKLLFKEIFSCIKKTKQEIDEHRAKYKSFPSQP from the exons ATCTCCATCTTGCTGCTGAGCTTGGGAAGACGCTCTTGGATCGGAACACAGAGTTGGAGACATCCCTGCAGCAGATGTATTCCACCAATCAAGAGCAACTGCAGGAGATAGAG TATCTTACAAAGCAGGTGGAACTTCTGCGTCAAATGAATGATCAACATGCCAAAGTTTACGAACAGCTTGATGTCACTGCCAGAGAACTGGAGGATGCTAATCAAAAGCTAGTTTTTGACAGTAGAGCCTCACAGCAAAAGATAATAAG CCTTACTGAGACTATTGAAAGTCTTCAAGCACATATTGATGATCTCCAGAGACAAGTGGAAGAGTTGAAGAATTCTGGGCAAGGGTACGCGAATCGTGAACGGTGTGAGCATCCAAGATCTGTTCATAGTTTTGCATGTCTGAAGGAATTGTATGACCTTCGCCA GTATTTTGTACACGACCATGTTTTTGCGGAAAAAATTACTTCTGTGGATAGCCAGCTGAGTCCTCTGGAGGAAGAAAACCAGAGCTTAAAAAAGGCAATGACTCTTTTGCAAGCACAGCTCAGCatggaaaaagagaagaggacgACGATGGAGGAAGAGTACCGTCTCATGCTGAAGGAGAACTGTGATCTTGAGCAGAGGTTGGTGGATATCAATCTATACCGAGCCAGAGCTGAAGAGCTTGAGTTTGAAGTGGCTGAAATGAAGCAGATATTTCAGTCTGAAAGCACCTTTGCTAATGGGGTGGAAAAGCTAGTTCCAgagtctttttttatttccttcaaaGATTCTTTAGAGAGAGAGCTGAGTCAGAGCCCTTCAGATTGGAGCTCTTCCGATGGGGTTCTTTTAACTGTCCCAGAACCCGACAGAAGAGCACTCAAAAGAAGCACCAGCGAGACCTTCCTTGGCAGTGTTGCAGGTGGGGATCTTCTAATAAAGGGCCATGAAGAAACCTGTATCCGGCGGGCAGAGGCTGTAAAGCAAAGGGGCATCTCTCTGCTTAATGAGGTTGATGCACAGTATAACGCTTTGAAGGTCAAGTATGAAGAACTCCTGAAGAAGTGTCAACTAGACGAGGAGTCATTGAAACATAAAGCTGTACAAACTTCTAAACAGTATTCCAAAGATGTCAGAGTGGGGAATAAATCCTTGGACATGTGTGTTGGAGAAGCTGAACCCACAAATGCTGACCCAGACCCAGCCAGCTTGCCTTCAAACCCTCCACCCGAATACAAGCTTCTCTTTAAGGAAATCTTTAGTTGTATCAAGAAAACCAAACAGGAAATAGATGAACACCGAGCAAAGTATAAATCCTTTCCTTCTCAGCCTTAA